The DNA segment GAGTCGACCGATTAGCAGCCCCGGAACACGCGCCGGAGCGCCTTTGGCGAGCCGTTGGGGCGCGGCCGAGCGGTCAATGCTCGTCATCGACACACACGCATAGGCCGCTACCCGGCTCTGATCATCTGCGACTACCCACGTCGCTGCAGTATCTCGGCGACGGTTCTGCCCCGCATACCGCTGCAACCAGTCATTGAGCGACGCATCGCCACAGTCGAACTCATCACGGCGATGTTGGTGGACGTCGAGCAGACAGGGCCGATGGAACTCCACCAGTCAGTCGAGCCAGCCGAACTTCGTCGGCCGCTGCAACGTGTCCAGCAGCTGCTTGTTCACCTCCGCCGGCCTCGACAACGCTTCGGAGAAGACTTCCGCCGCGCGC comes from the Mycobacterium shinjukuense genome and includes:
- a CDS encoding GNAT family N-acetyltransferase; protein product: MEFHRPCLLDVHQHRRDEFDCGDASLNDWLQRYAGQNRRRDTAATWVVADDQSRVAAYACVSMTSIDRSAAPQRLAKGAPARVPGLLIGRLGVDQRADGHGLGTALVHCILRKAVEINVMAACRAVVVNALNPGAVRWWQRFGFVPFDPNDESNLDLYLLTGVIERTLAEASDRLG